A single Microbacterium protaetiae DNA region contains:
- a CDS encoding metal ABC transporter ATP-binding protein → MLWHDLDLVVQPGELIAVLGPSGSGKTTMLRAILGLDRLSSGTITVLGEGVRRTGNRRVGYIPQQRPLPRDTSMRARDLVQLGVDGHRFGLPIPRRGERARVDALLADAAATDFADRPVGLLSGGEQQRLRVAQALADEPRLLLADEPLTSLDLANQEAVVRMIDRHRRAHGAGVLLVTHDINPVLEKVDRILYLAGGRFSLGSPREVLRADVLSDLYGADVFVKRAGNRLVVVGAPDAEETHHHHEDDYL, encoded by the coding sequence GTGCTGTGGCACGACCTTGACCTGGTCGTGCAGCCCGGTGAGCTCATCGCCGTGCTCGGCCCGTCCGGGTCGGGCAAGACGACGATGTTGCGGGCGATCCTCGGGCTCGATCGGCTCAGTTCCGGCACCATCACCGTGCTCGGCGAGGGCGTGCGTCGCACCGGCAATCGCCGGGTCGGATACATCCCGCAGCAGCGTCCACTGCCCCGCGACACGTCGATGCGGGCGCGCGACCTTGTGCAGCTGGGCGTGGACGGACACCGCTTCGGCCTGCCGATCCCGCGCCGCGGCGAGCGTGCGCGCGTCGACGCGCTGCTGGCGGATGCCGCTGCCACCGATTTTGCCGACCGTCCGGTGGGGCTGCTCTCGGGCGGAGAGCAGCAGCGCCTGCGCGTCGCCCAAGCCCTGGCCGACGAGCCGCGGCTGCTGCTGGCCGATGAGCCGCTCACGAGTCTCGACCTGGCGAACCAAGAGGCCGTCGTGCGCATGATCGACCGGCACCGTCGCGCCCACGGCGCCGGCGTGCTCCTGGTCACGCACGACATCAATCCCGTGCTCGAGAAGGTCGACCGTATCCTGTACCTCGCCGGAGGGCGCTTCTCGCTCGGCTCGCCGCGCGAGGTGCTGCGCGCTGATGTGCTCAGCGACCTGTACGGCGCCGACGTCTTCGTCAAGCGCGCCGGGAATCGGCTCGTCGTGGTCGGCGCTCCCGACGCCGAAGAGACGCACCACCATCACGAGGACGACTACCTATGA
- a CDS encoding metal ABC transporter solute-binding protein, Zn/Mn family — translation MIKTRLLSLAALVASAVVLAGCSGMSDAAGSPDTAGSPDAGGKVQVVASTNVYGSIAEAVGGNRVAVTSIIASAAQDPHEFEASARDQLRVKNAALVIENGGGFDPFMDGLVQASGTDAQVITAATLSPEYPADGDLDTHADDADHDHDHLEGFNEHVFYDPAVMAMLAEKIADALGEIDPGGAAAYTANAQTFANGIQPIIGALGDLKAAHEGNGVFVTEPLPLYLTDAAGLDNKTPSEFSEAVEEGQDVAPATLLDALKIISSKQVAVVIINAQAAGAETDRVVQEAKDSGIPVLQFSELLPDGETYLTWMADNVSQLGDALG, via the coding sequence GTGATCAAGACCCGACTTCTCTCCCTCGCCGCACTCGTGGCCAGTGCCGTCGTCCTCGCCGGGTGCTCCGGCATGAGCGACGCGGCCGGCTCGCCCGACACCGCCGGCTCGCCCGACGCCGGTGGCAAGGTGCAGGTCGTCGCCTCGACGAACGTGTACGGGTCGATCGCCGAGGCGGTCGGCGGTAATCGGGTCGCGGTCACCTCGATCATCGCCAGCGCGGCGCAGGACCCGCACGAGTTCGAGGCCAGCGCGCGCGATCAGCTGCGCGTCAAGAACGCAGCCCTCGTGATAGAGAACGGCGGCGGCTTCGATCCGTTCATGGATGGTCTGGTCCAGGCTTCCGGCACCGACGCGCAGGTCATCACCGCCGCCACACTCTCGCCCGAATACCCGGCCGACGGCGACCTCGACACACACGCCGACGACGCCGACCACGATCATGACCACCTCGAGGGCTTCAATGAGCACGTCTTCTACGACCCGGCCGTGATGGCCATGCTCGCCGAGAAGATCGCTGACGCCCTCGGCGAGATAGATCCCGGTGGGGCCGCGGCATACACGGCGAACGCGCAGACGTTCGCCAACGGCATCCAGCCCATCATCGGCGCCCTCGGGGATCTGAAGGCCGCGCATGAGGGCAACGGGGTGTTCGTCACCGAACCGCTGCCGCTCTACCTCACCGACGCGGCCGGCCTGGACAACAAGACGCCGTCGGAGTTCAGTGAAGCCGTCGAAGAAGGGCAGGATGTCGCGCCCGCGACGCTGCTGGACGCGCTGAAGATCATCTCGTCGAAGCAGGTGGCCGTCGTGATCATCAACGCGCAGGCCGCCGGGGCAGAGACCGACCGTGTCGTGCAAGAGGCGAAGGACAGCGGCATCCCGGTGCTGCAGTTCTCGGAACTGCTCCCCGACGGCGAGACCTACCTGACGTGGATGGCCGACAACGTCTCGCAGCTGGGCGACGCGCTGGGCTGA
- a CDS encoding dihydrolipoamide acetyltransferase family protein has product MSPQTFLLPDVGEGLTEAEIVNWRVAPGDQVAVNDVLVEIETAKSLVELPSPFDGTVGEILVPEGQTVEVGTPIITIATGVASEPDVTVGQSEHGEPEPAPEAEGSVLVGYGTGGPVTSRRRKPAERPVRASVGVVAKPPIRKLARDLGVDLGAVTPTGTAGEVTRDDVLAHASQASVFRNIATPEWPAVREERIPVAPEVAASAVAPVQATAPSRLAGDDAHRVETIPVKGVRKATANAMVGSAYSAPHVSVWTDVDATRTMELVKRLKASPDFADVKVSPLLIVARAVIWAVRRTPMVNAAWVDAEEGAEIRVRHYVNLGIAAATPRGLLVPNIKDAQSMSMRELARALEKLTLTARDGKTTPADQQGGTITITNIGVFGMDAGTPIINPGEAGIIAMGTIRQKPWVVDGEVRPRYVTTVAGSFDHRVVDGDGMSRFIADVASILEEPALLLD; this is encoded by the coding sequence ATGAGCCCCCAGACCTTCCTTCTGCCCGACGTGGGCGAGGGCCTCACCGAGGCCGAGATCGTCAACTGGCGCGTCGCGCCCGGCGACCAGGTCGCGGTCAACGACGTGCTCGTCGAGATCGAGACCGCCAAGTCGCTGGTCGAGCTGCCCTCACCGTTCGACGGTACCGTGGGCGAGATCCTCGTGCCCGAGGGGCAGACGGTCGAGGTCGGCACCCCCATCATCACCATCGCCACCGGTGTGGCATCCGAGCCCGACGTCACCGTCGGGCAGAGCGAGCACGGCGAACCCGAGCCCGCTCCCGAGGCCGAGGGATCGGTGCTGGTCGGATACGGCACCGGCGGCCCGGTGACCTCGCGCCGCCGCAAACCGGCGGAACGGCCGGTCAGGGCATCGGTGGGCGTCGTCGCCAAGCCGCCGATCCGCAAGCTCGCTCGCGACCTGGGCGTCGACCTGGGCGCGGTCACCCCGACCGGCACTGCCGGCGAGGTCACCCGCGATGACGTGCTCGCCCACGCGTCGCAGGCCAGCGTCTTCCGCAACATCGCGACGCCCGAGTGGCCCGCGGTGCGCGAAGAGCGCATTCCGGTCGCACCCGAGGTGGCGGCATCCGCCGTCGCCCCCGTGCAGGCCACGGCGCCGTCGCGACTCGCCGGCGACGACGCGCACCGCGTCGAGACGATTCCGGTCAAGGGCGTGCGCAAGGCCACCGCCAACGCCATGGTCGGCTCGGCCTACAGCGCGCCGCACGTGTCCGTGTGGACCGACGTCGACGCGACGCGCACGATGGAACTCGTCAAGCGCCTCAAGGCGTCGCCCGACTTCGCCGATGTCAAGGTGTCGCCGCTGTTGATCGTCGCCCGAGCCGTGATCTGGGCGGTGCGCCGTACCCCGATGGTCAACGCCGCGTGGGTCGACGCCGAGGAGGGCGCCGAGATCCGCGTGCGCCACTATGTGAACCTCGGCATCGCCGCAGCGACTCCGCGCGGCCTGCTCGTCCCCAACATCAAGGACGCCCAGTCGATGTCGATGCGCGAGCTCGCCCGGGCGCTTGAGAAGCTCACTCTCACGGCGCGCGATGGCAAGACGACCCCGGCCGATCAGCAGGGCGGCACGATCACGATCACCAACATCGGGGTGTTCGGAATGGATGCCGGAACCCCGATCATCAACCCAGGCGAAGCCGGCATCATCGCGATGGGCACGATTCGGCAGAAACCGTGGGTCGTCGACGGCGAGGTGCGTCCGCGGTACGTCACCACCGTCGCCGGGTCGTTCGACCACCGCGTGGTGGACGGCGACGGAATGAGCCGCTTCATCGCCGACGTCGCCTCGATCCTCGAAGAGCCCGCGCTGCTGCTGGACTGA
- a CDS encoding alpha-ketoacid dehydrogenase subunit beta — MPFSRALNAGLRRAMGDSDRVLLMGEDIGKLGGVFRVTEGLQAEFGDKRVLDTPLAESGIVGTAIGLAMGGFRPVCEIQFDGFVFPAFDQITTQLAKITNRHEGALRMPVVIRIPYGGHIGAVEHHQESPETYFAHTPGLRVVSPSTPNDAYWMIQQAISSDDPVVFLEPKAKYWQKGEVDTAAPAAPLHASRIVRRGTDVTLVGHGAMVTTLLQAAALAEGEGVSCEVVDLRSLSPVDYGPLLDSIRRTGRMVYAQEAPGFLSLGGEVAAHVMQEAFYALEAPVLRVSGFDAPFPPAKLEGTYLPDPDRILEAVDRVLAY; from the coding sequence ATGCCTTTCAGCCGGGCGCTGAATGCGGGCCTGCGACGCGCGATGGGTGACAGTGACCGCGTGCTGTTGATGGGGGAGGACATCGGCAAGCTCGGTGGTGTTTTCCGGGTCACCGAGGGTCTGCAGGCCGAGTTCGGTGACAAGCGCGTGCTCGACACGCCGCTGGCCGAGTCCGGCATCGTCGGCACGGCGATCGGGCTGGCGATGGGCGGCTTCCGGCCGGTGTGCGAGATCCAGTTCGACGGGTTCGTGTTCCCCGCGTTCGACCAGATCACCACACAGCTGGCCAAGATCACGAACCGGCACGAGGGTGCGCTGCGCATGCCGGTGGTCATCCGCATTCCCTACGGTGGGCACATCGGTGCCGTCGAGCACCACCAGGAGAGCCCCGAGACCTACTTCGCACACACCCCCGGGCTGCGCGTGGTGTCGCCGTCGACGCCGAACGACGCGTACTGGATGATCCAGCAGGCCATCTCCTCAGACGATCCGGTGGTCTTCCTCGAGCCGAAGGCGAAGTACTGGCAGAAGGGCGAGGTCGACACCGCCGCGCCGGCCGCGCCGCTGCACGCATCGCGAATTGTGCGCCGCGGCACCGATGTGACCCTGGTCGGACACGGCGCCATGGTCACCACCCTGCTGCAGGCGGCGGCTCTGGCCGAGGGTGAGGGCGTCTCGTGCGAGGTCGTCGACCTGCGCTCGCTGTCGCCGGTCGACTACGGGCCGCTTCTGGACTCGATCCGCCGCACCGGCCGCATGGTCTACGCGCAGGAGGCCCCCGGCTTCCTGTCGCTGGGCGGCGAGGTCGCGGCCCACGTCATGCAAGAGGCGTTCTATGCGCTCGAGGCCCCGGTGCTGCGCGTGTCGGGCTTCGATGCGCCCTTCCCGCCCGCCAAGCTCGAGGGAACCTACCTCCCCGACCCCGACCGCATCCTCGAGGCCGTCGACCGCGTCCTCGCCTACTGA
- a CDS encoding thiamine pyrophosphate-dependent enzyme has product MTPTDDAVTYDEPGVVRLLDVDGSFAPTPAAEPYLDLIEQLSDADLEQFYRDMVVVRAFDQQATNLQRQGQLALWPPSYGQEAAQVGSARAARAQDHLFPSYREHVVCTIRGVDPLDIIRLMRGVTHGGWNPYDPKNGNTHLYTLVLGSQTLHATGFGMGLTFDGKSGTGDLDSDEAVIVYYGDGASSQGDVHEAMVFAASYQTPEVFFLQNNQWAISVPVSTQARVALAQRGAGYGIPSQRIDGNDVLASYAVTRRALDQARSGSGPRAIEAVTYRMGAHTTSDDPTKYRTADEEASWARRDPIVRMRAYLRGRGASDAFFAEVDAAAADGAASLRTRTQALGGIPASTIFEHVYSEPHPLLDREQAWLAEYEASFEEGTR; this is encoded by the coding sequence GTGACCCCGACCGACGACGCCGTGACGTATGACGAGCCGGGCGTGGTCCGCCTTCTCGACGTCGACGGCTCCTTCGCCCCCACCCCCGCCGCCGAGCCGTACCTCGATCTCATCGAGCAGCTCAGCGACGCCGATCTCGAGCAGTTCTACCGCGACATGGTCGTGGTGCGCGCGTTCGACCAGCAAGCGACGAACCTGCAGCGGCAGGGGCAGCTGGCCCTATGGCCGCCCAGCTACGGGCAGGAGGCAGCGCAGGTCGGCTCGGCCCGCGCGGCGCGCGCGCAGGATCACCTTTTTCCCTCCTACCGCGAGCACGTCGTGTGCACGATCCGGGGCGTCGATCCGCTGGACATCATCCGGCTCATGCGCGGCGTGACGCACGGCGGCTGGAACCCGTACGACCCCAAGAACGGCAACACGCACCTGTACACGCTCGTGCTGGGCTCGCAGACCTTGCATGCCACCGGCTTCGGGATGGGCCTCACCTTCGACGGCAAGAGCGGCACCGGCGACCTCGATAGCGACGAAGCCGTGATCGTCTACTACGGCGACGGGGCCTCCAGCCAGGGCGACGTGCACGAGGCCATGGTGTTCGCCGCCAGCTACCAGACTCCCGAGGTGTTCTTCCTGCAGAACAACCAGTGGGCGATCTCGGTTCCCGTCTCCACCCAGGCGCGCGTGGCTCTCGCCCAGCGCGGTGCCGGGTACGGCATCCCGTCGCAGCGGATCGACGGGAACGACGTGCTGGCCAGCTACGCCGTCACCCGACGTGCTCTCGACCAGGCCCGATCGGGTTCGGGCCCCCGCGCGATCGAGGCGGTCACCTATCGCATGGGCGCGCACACCACCAGCGATGACCCGACCAAGTACCGCACCGCCGACGAAGAGGCCTCGTGGGCGCGGCGCGATCCGATAGTCCGCATGCGGGCGTATCTGCGCGGGCGGGGAGCCTCCGACGCGTTCTTCGCAGAGGTGGATGCCGCAGCCGCCGACGGCGCGGCATCTCTTCGCACGCGCACCCAGGCGTTGGGCGGCATCCCCGCCTCGACGATCTTCGAGCACGTGTACTCCGAGCCCCATCCGCTGCTCGATCGTGAGCAGGCGTGGCTGGCCGAGTATGAGGCATCCTTCGAGGAGGGCACGCGATGA
- a CDS encoding histidinol-phosphate transaminase, with protein sequence MTEDAPVRIRPEIAALPPYKQGKQAGTEAFKLSSNENPYEPLPAVVEALRRTVGVNRYPDATAARLRQALAVRFGVTPDEVHIGAGSVSILSQLMLAVAGPGDEIVYAWRSFEAYPGLVLVSGATPVEVPLASGARHDLDAMAAAVTDRTRAVIVCSPNNPTGPVVTQAEFEAFLAKIPSDLLVILDEAYAEFVTEPDAVDGLRKLGIADHSNVVVLRTFSKAYGLAGLRVGYAIGHRRILDAARSTAVPLSVTAQSEEAALASLEAEGELLERVRTIGQRRDRLAAALRAQGWSIPDAQGNFVWLATGEQTMDAAARFEADGCIVRPFAGDGIRISVGEEESVERVLRVAASLLAGLPADHPARG encoded by the coding sequence GTGACCGAAGACGCTCCCGTTCGCATCCGCCCCGAGATCGCGGCGCTGCCCCCGTACAAGCAGGGCAAGCAGGCCGGCACCGAGGCGTTCAAGCTCTCCAGCAACGAGAACCCGTACGAGCCGCTGCCCGCCGTCGTCGAGGCGCTGCGGCGCACCGTGGGAGTGAACAGATACCCGGATGCCACGGCCGCCCGCCTGCGGCAGGCCCTGGCGGTGCGATTCGGCGTCACGCCCGACGAGGTGCACATCGGCGCCGGGAGCGTGTCGATCCTCTCCCAGCTGATGCTGGCCGTCGCCGGCCCCGGTGACGAGATCGTCTACGCGTGGCGCTCGTTCGAGGCCTACCCCGGGCTCGTGCTCGTCTCAGGCGCCACCCCGGTCGAAGTGCCGCTGGCATCCGGTGCCCGCCACGATCTCGACGCGATGGCGGCGGCGGTCACCGACCGCACGCGCGCGGTCATCGTGTGCAGCCCGAACAACCCGACCGGTCCGGTCGTCACTCAGGCCGAGTTCGAGGCGTTCCTGGCCAAGATCCCGTCCGACCTGCTGGTGATCCTCGACGAGGCGTACGCCGAGTTCGTCACCGAGCCCGACGCCGTCGACGGCCTGCGCAAGCTCGGCATCGCGGACCACTCCAACGTCGTCGTGCTGCGCACGTTCTCCAAGGCCTACGGTCTGGCGGGTCTGCGGGTCGGGTATGCGATCGGCCACCGCCGCATCCTCGACGCCGCGCGGTCGACGGCCGTGCCGCTGTCGGTGACGGCCCAGTCCGAAGAGGCGGCGCTGGCCAGCCTCGAGGCCGAAGGCGAGCTGCTCGAACGCGTGCGCACAATCGGGCAACGTCGCGACAGGCTCGCCGCCGCGCTGCGCGCGCAGGGGTGGAGCATCCCCGACGCGCAGGGCAACTTCGTGTGGCTGGCCACCGGTGAGCAGACGATGGATGCCGCAGCCCGATTCGAAGCTGACGGGTGCATCGTGCGCCCCTTCGCCGGCGACGGCATCCGCATCTCCGTCGGCGAAGAGGAGTCTGTGGAGCGGGTGCTGCGGGTTGCGGCATCCCTTCTCGCGGGCCTTCCCGCCGACCATCCGGCGCGCGGCTGA
- a CDS encoding ribbon-helix-helix protein, CopG family has translation MAMTVRLPAELDAKLEEIAAAEHVSKHALLLQGAQLIAARRDRGAQIAEAVDFVRAHDAELLERLADA, from the coding sequence ATGGCGATGACGGTGCGACTGCCTGCAGAACTCGACGCGAAGCTCGAGGAGATAGCGGCGGCCGAGCACGTCTCGAAGCATGCCCTGCTGTTGCAGGGCGCGCAGTTGATCGCGGCGCGCCGGGATCGCGGCGCGCAGATCGCCGAGGCCGTCGACTTCGTGCGCGCACACGACGCCGAACTGCTCGAGCGTCTCGCCGACGCATGA
- a CDS encoding type II toxin-antitoxin system death-on-curing family toxin gives MTQFLTLDDALQIAQTLGFHVRDVGLLASATARPAASAFGEDAYPTLDRKAAALLESMLRDHALIDGNKRTGWTMMVAFLWINGFAHDFTTDAAFDLVLGLATGTIDLDHAERLLRAHRVARDG, from the coding sequence ATGACGCAGTTCCTGACCCTCGACGACGCGCTGCAGATCGCACAGACGCTGGGCTTCCACGTCAGAGATGTCGGACTGCTCGCATCGGCGACGGCACGGCCCGCGGCATCCGCCTTCGGCGAAGACGCCTACCCCACCCTCGACCGCAAGGCCGCGGCGCTGCTCGAGTCGATGCTGCGCGACCACGCCCTGATCGACGGGAACAAGCGCACCGGCTGGACCATGATGGTGGCCTTCTTGTGGATCAACGGCTTCGCCCACGACTTCACCACCGACGCGGCGTTCGATCTCGTGCTCGGACTTGCCACGGGCACCATCGACCTCGACCACGCCGAACGGCTTCTTCGCGCGCACCGGGTCGCGCGCGACGGGTAG
- a CDS encoding phage holin family protein, with amino-acid sequence MRFIIRVVVNAFAIWVVTLIPALTVSVLPIHVDWNEPLPLMLTLLIVAAIFAIVNTVIGTVIKIVAFPLYILTLGLISLIVNGLLLWITAWITTAWNWGLRVEDFWWGVLAALIITLINWFFGIILRPQKRR; translated from the coding sequence ATGCGATTCATCATCCGCGTCGTCGTCAACGCGTTCGCGATCTGGGTGGTCACGCTGATCCCGGCGTTGACGGTGAGCGTGCTCCCGATCCACGTGGACTGGAACGAGCCGCTGCCCCTGATGCTCACGCTGCTGATCGTGGCGGCGATCTTCGCGATCGTGAACACGGTCATCGGCACGGTGATCAAGATCGTCGCGTTCCCGCTGTACATCCTCACGCTCGGCCTGATCTCGCTCATCGTGAACGGTCTGCTGCTGTGGATCACCGCGTGGATCACGACCGCGTGGAACTGGGGTCTGCGGGTCGAGGACTTCTGGTGGGGCGTGCTGGCCGCCCTCATCATCACGCTGATCAACTGGTTCTTCGGCATCATCCTGCGCCCGCAGAAGCGCCGCTGA
- a CDS encoding FAD-dependent oxidoreductase, which translates to MTNVFDGRMLQVAVIGAGQAGLSAAYYLGARGLQPWRDVVVFDGNDGPGGAWRHRWDSLTFDRAHGIHALPAAPLEDPDPTEPANRVVPRYFGEYESRFALPVLRPVTVTGVTRDDGVFTVHTDRGAVAAASIISATGTWDSPYLPHYPGTFAGRQLHTHDYRSADEFRGQRVLVVGGGTSAIQAVQELHAHDVETVWTTRRTPQWTRRTFDSEWGLEVERSVSARTRQGLPPLSVSAATGLALNELYTPDIASGLLVSRGQLVRLTRDAAVLDGPGADGSHYPSQGEADSLVGHVAPLPGRAVVDGWETPIDAILWATGFRAHIPHLRGLGIRERTGGIIMADDGVTVAKLPGLYLAGYGASASTLGATRAGRRAAMAALRFARELASSAA; encoded by the coding sequence GTGACGAATGTGTTCGACGGGCGGATGCTGCAGGTCGCGGTGATCGGCGCCGGACAGGCCGGGCTCTCCGCCGCGTATTACCTCGGCGCCCGCGGACTGCAGCCCTGGCGGGATGTCGTCGTCTTCGACGGGAACGACGGCCCGGGCGGCGCCTGGCGGCACCGCTGGGACTCACTGACGTTCGATCGCGCCCACGGGATCCATGCGCTGCCGGCCGCCCCGCTGGAAGACCCCGATCCGACCGAGCCGGCCAATCGCGTCGTGCCCCGCTACTTCGGAGAGTACGAAAGCCGCTTCGCGCTGCCGGTCCTTCGGCCGGTGACGGTCACCGGCGTCACCCGCGACGACGGGGTGTTCACGGTGCACACCGATCGCGGCGCGGTGGCCGCGGCATCCATCATCAGCGCCACCGGCACCTGGGACAGTCCGTACCTGCCGCACTACCCCGGCACGTTCGCGGGACGGCAGCTGCACACGCACGACTATCGCTCGGCCGACGAGTTTCGCGGGCAGCGCGTGCTGGTGGTCGGCGGCGGCACCTCGGCGATACAGGCCGTGCAAGAGCTGCATGCGCACGACGTCGAGACGGTGTGGACGACCCGACGAACGCCGCAGTGGACGCGCCGCACGTTCGACAGCGAGTGGGGCTTGGAGGTCGAACGATCAGTGTCGGCCCGCACCCGGCAGGGGCTGCCACCGTTGTCGGTGTCGGCGGCCACCGGCCTTGCGCTCAACGAGCTGTACACGCCCGACATCGCCTCGGGCCTGCTGGTCAGCCGCGGGCAGCTGGTGCGGCTGACACGGGATGCCGCGGTGCTCGACGGCCCGGGTGCCGATGGTTCCCACTACCCGAGTCAGGGCGAAGCCGACTCGCTCGTCGGCCATGTCGCGCCCCTGCCCGGGCGCGCGGTGGTCGACGGCTGGGAGACGCCGATCGACGCGATTCTGTGGGCGACGGGGTTCCGCGCGCACATCCCGCATCTGCGCGGACTGGGGATCCGAGAGCGCACCGGCGGCATCATCATGGCCGATGACGGGGTGACCGTCGCGAAGCTGCCGGGCCTGTATCTGGCCGGTTACGGCGCGTCTGCCTCGACGCTCGGCGCCACGCGCGCGGGGCGGCGGGCCGCCATGGCGGCACTGCGCTTCGCGCGCGAGCTTGCCTCATCGGCGGCGTGA
- a CDS encoding pirin family protein — protein sequence MSNTETHPHEVVCHDGGLPGPRSQCADGVPVEIIEAREVPLGGPRAMTVRRTLPQRQRSMIGAWCFADHYGPDDVSMTGGMDVAPHPHTGLQTVSWLFEGAIDHIDSGGNTGRVLPGQLNLMTAGHGICHSEVSTESTTVLHGVQLWLALPDAVRDTLPRRFEHYEPEPVAFDGGSALIFLGQLLGAASPVAVHSPLVAAEIRLDPAATLELPVDPRFEHGVLVDAGDLTLEGVSVPHATMGYTGIGSTMLRLRNEGTTPARAVLIGGAPFGEDIIMWWNFVGRDSDEITRYRQEWQDESDRFGEVLGYVGHDPDGLKRLPAPALPGVRLHPRQNRPPHVQG from the coding sequence ATGAGCAACACCGAGACGCACCCGCACGAGGTCGTCTGCCACGATGGCGGGCTGCCCGGGCCCCGTTCCCAGTGCGCCGACGGCGTGCCGGTCGAGATCATCGAGGCGCGCGAGGTGCCGTTGGGCGGGCCGCGCGCCATGACGGTGCGCCGCACGCTGCCACAGCGACAGCGCTCGATGATCGGCGCGTGGTGCTTCGCCGATCACTACGGGCCCGACGACGTCTCGATGACCGGCGGCATGGATGTCGCGCCCCATCCGCACACTGGACTGCAGACGGTCAGCTGGTTGTTCGAGGGCGCCATCGACCACATCGACTCGGGTGGCAACACCGGTCGGGTGCTGCCGGGGCAGCTGAACCTCATGACCGCCGGGCACGGCATCTGCCACAGCGAAGTCTCGACGGAATCGACCACCGTGCTGCACGGCGTGCAGCTGTGGCTGGCCCTGCCCGACGCTGTGCGTGACACGCTGCCGCGGCGCTTCGAGCACTACGAGCCCGAGCCCGTCGCCTTCGATGGCGGGTCGGCCCTGATCTTTCTGGGACAGCTGCTGGGTGCGGCATCCCCCGTCGCCGTGCACTCGCCGCTCGTGGCCGCCGAGATCCGGCTCGATCCCGCTGCGACGCTGGAGCTGCCGGTCGATCCGCGCTTCGAGCACGGGGTTTTGGTGGATGCCGGTGACCTGACGCTTGAGGGAGTGTCGGTGCCGCACGCCACAATGGGGTACACCGGCATCGGGTCGACCATGTTGCGGCTGCGCAATGAGGGGACGACCCCCGCACGGGCGGTGCTGATCGGTGGCGCGCCGTTCGGCGAAGACATCATCATGTGGTGGAACTTCGTCGGTCGTGATTCCGACGAGATCACCCGGTATCGGCAGGAGTGGCAGGACGAGAGCGACCGCTTCGGCGAGGTGCTCGGCTATGTCGGCCACGACCCCGACGGCCTGAAGCGGCTGCCCGCTCCGGCGCTGCCGGGAGTGCGGCTGCACCCGAGGCAGAATCGTCCGCCGCACGTGCAGGGGTAG